The Rhodospirillales bacterium DNA window AGGGCTTTGCCGACCGCGTCCTGCCCTTCGATAGCCATGCGGCGGAAGCATGCGCTGACATCCGCGCAATGCGCCAGCGTACCGGACGGCGTATCGCTACCGAGGACGCCATGATTGCAGCCATTGCCAAGGCGCATGGCGCAACGGTGGTAACGCGCGACGAAAACGGCTTTGCCGGTTGCGGTGTGCCGATCATCAACCCCTGGGAAACCCCGGACGAATAACAGGCCGCGCCCTCAGCGGAAGCTGCCGCCAATTTTCTTGAGCGAGGGGGCGTCCGCCTTGCGCGATACCCCCGTCACCTTGGGGAAGGTGATTGCGCTGCCCGCAATGGTGGCGCTGGTCGGCTTCTTCGGCGGGCGGGAGCCGGACATCCCGGCGGCTTCCGCGAAGGCGAGATCGGTCTGCGCATACAGCATCCGGTTATAGCGGCGCAAGGCAAGCGCGCTCACCAACGGCACCAGCAGCATCGCCAGCATCTGACCGTCCGGGCCGACATCTTCCCAGAATGCCCACGGGCCGGGAAACATCACCGGCTGACCGGCGATATAGGGCAGCAGCATCGGCGGATCGCCCGCGAGGGTGGACCCGGCGCAGACCAGGGCGAAGCCCACGGCAACGATAGGCTCCAGGGTCAGCCACGTGAATTTGGGCTTGCGCAGGATATTCAGCACTGAGCTGCCGGGGTCGGTCGTGTCATGCCCGCCGAAGATGGTTGAGCCCGCCGCGAGCAGGAACTGCGCCCCCAGCGCCATCTGGGAGAGCAGGAGGAAGTCCACGTAGAGACCGTTTAAGGGAAGCTGCGCTAGGAGAAACGCCTTCGGGAGGTAAGCGATGACGACGGCGAAGGCGTAAGCGAGACCGGGCCGCCAATGCAGCAGCGGTATCCACTCGCAGCAAAGAAACATCAACACCATACGCATCAGCCGGTATCCTGAAGGAAGGCCGCGCCGGTCACCGGCAGGCCGGTGAGCGCGAAGCGTTTGCCGCCTTTGAGCACGATGGCCTGCACCGTCCAGCGGTGTTGCGGGCCGCCGCCGGACAGGGCGGTGAAGACCTGTGGCTGGATCAGGTAATCCACCTCCTCGCGCCAGCCGGTGTTCTCGCTTTGCGAGGAGTTGATGCCGTCACTGTAGCCGTGCTGCGTGGAGACGGTGGACGCACCCCAGAGCAGCATATCGTTGCTCGGCCCGTAGCTCTTGCCGCCGCCGACGGATTTCTGCGCCGAGCGGCCAAGGCTTTTGGAGCCGCCGCCGCTATAGCGGATCAGCGTGCCCTTGCCGATGGCGTCGGACGCCCACTGGTTGGTGCGGTGGTCGGTGTTGCGATGAAAAATCTTGGTGCCGAGATTCGCGAGCAAGGAGTCGGCCTGCGCCTGGCCGCGATGCGGCTCCATGATGGCGAGGTAGTTGCTGATATTCTGGGTGAGGTAGATCGTCGCCGCGCAGGAAGCGCGGGCGACCGCCTGAAACTGCGCATCGAGCGGCGTGGTGAAGGTCTGCGCCTCGTCCACGAACAGGAAGACCGGGCGGTGGCCGCGCGGCATGCCTTGCCGCCGCATCACCGCCCGCTGCCAGATATATTTGAAAAGAAGCTGGGCGCGCCGTCCGGCCTGGAACCACTCGGCCTCGGAGAGGTCAACGACGATGACCGCCCCGAGCAGGCTCCACTCCGGCGTAAAATTGCTCGTGGTGCAAAACAGGTCGGCGGCGGGGCCGGAAAGGAAGGGGTCGGCCATGCCGGTGAAGGTGGCCTCCACCCCGGCGCGGGTCTTGTGGGGCTGCCGCGCCCACTGACCCAGCCAGAAACGCTCCAGGTTGGCAAGCTGCGGCGCGCCGCGCTCCCGTGCGTGCGCGAGACAGGAGTCGCAGTAAGACTCCGGGCGGCGGTGCAGCGTGTGCGTATCGGGGTTCTCCGTGGGTGCGGAGTCGATCACGTCCATGATGCGGGTCATGGTCGGCGTCTCCCCGGCGGCGACAATCAGCTCCAGCGCATGCCGCAAGAGACGCCTTGCGTTGTTGTCCCAGAATTTCTCATTGGCCTGGCGGCCGTCGCTCTCGATCGCGCCGATCACGTTCATGAACAGCTCGACCACGTTCTCGGCGAAGCCCGCGCCCTCGCCGGGGCGGGAGAATTCGTAGTCGAGGAAATTGAACCGCCAAGGATGGCGGGGGTGAACTACCAGCAAGGAATCCAAGCGTCCGGTCTCGCGGGCATAGCGCTCCCACAGCGCGCGCTCGTCCGGCTTGGCGGTCAGCACCAGCCCGCCATATCCCGCGCGCAGCATCGCCTTGGCGAGCGCCGCGCCGCTGCCGGTCGTCTTGCCCGATCCCGGCTCCCCGAAAATCTGCGTCCCCTCGAAGGAGTCGCGGATCGTCCACGGGTCTTTGGGTGTCAGCATCACCAGCGGCTGATCGAGCCCCGTGCCGTAGCTCGGCAAGCCGCGCACCCGCCCGATGACGGGCGGCGGCGCGCTGGTGGTCGCCACCCCGGAAAGACGGCCAAGCACTCGGTCAATCACGCTCATGGTCACATCTTTGATGCTGCGCCCGTAGGTTGGTTCCGTGTTTGCTTCTCAAACAGCACGTCGTGAGGCACAGTTGCAACCGGTAGGCCAGAAGAGGGCGTGATGGACGATCGCGAGCGCATCGTGATGGAGATGATGGCGGCCGAGGCTATTCGCGCCTCGTCGGAGCAGCGCATCGGCGGTGTGGTGGATGCGGTGCGCAGCGACCTCTACGACAAGCTGATCCATCATGCCTGGTTCGGCCAGTACCCGCAGCAATACGCCGACGATCTTTACCGCTACGCCGACCGGACGCAGGACGCGGCGATGCCGCAGGTCGAGGTTCCGGCACAGGAAGCCAGCATGGAAGCGTTCTACGGGCCGCTAGAGCAGGAGGTGAAGGAGCCGGAGCCGCCCGCTTATGAGCGGGAGATGGAGAGGTAAAGGTTTTAGTCTTGTCTTACTCAGATACTACAGCCCGTTTTTACCATCACCGCTGCGCGTCATTACGCTTGCTAATACATTGATTGCATCACCATCGCGCCGCATTCAGCAATTATTGCAAGCGCTCATGCGCGCTACTAAGGCCGTGCGCCTGTCTTTGCGGGACACGATGCGCCAGCATTTCAAATCCACGTTATTTATTGTTGTCACACTCATGTTTCTCTGCTTTGCGATATGGCAATTAATACCCTTTAAAGATATTCTTGTAAAAGATGCAGCTCTGCTCAATTTACTATCGTCATTTTTGCTTTTGGGTGTCACTGCATTGTATGTTGGCTTGACTAGACAAATACTTAAAACATCGCTTGCACAAGCAAGAGAGGCATTCCGGCCACATGTAGTGGGGATCGCCCGATTAACAACGTCTGGGATCAGTGCCTTTCAGTCAAGGCTTTCACGAACAAAAGTTCACGAAAGACAGCGTCTGGACGGTGAGGATATTATCCTTGAAAGAACAACTAAGATCTATTTTGACATTGAGCTAGAAAACATTGGTCGCGGACCCATGATCAATGCAAAAGCAACTTATATTTACCGCTATGGCGACGGTCCACGCAATTTGAGCTTATCTCACTCAACACATTTAATAGGCCGCGTCGACATCGACAAAAAAATAAACTTTACACTTCCTACCCATATAAAACCAAGAACAATCCAAGATTGGTACGAACTCGACCGGTCTATAGATGATTTTTTATTACTTTTTATGGTTTTCGAAGACATACGTAGGAATCTATATTGTTCAAAGCTCGAATTTGTATTCAAAGTTAGGCAGGATGACTTTATTGAACATACTTCCGTCATCGAACCCAATATTAGACTAGATTTACGGCGGGAGAGACACTGGTTTGTTTCTTTCGATCGACGGTCGAATGTTTCGACAGAGCGTATGGATAAAATGGCGCTTGGACGCCCGTATTTTGACGCTGGGAAACGGCCTTCTATCTACGAACAGTTTAAGGAAAATTACGAGAGACTCACGGCAATACAAAAGGAAGATGAAGAGCCATTTGGTATGGCATGAGAGCGTGATTATAAAGTTGCAACTGAATTATTACATACACAATCTACGTCTCACCGAAATTCATATTTTTCCTGATACGAACCACGCACCCGCCGCCACCAGCAACCAGAACAGGGCCGTGATCCATAGCGCCCGCCACCAGATGCGCCGAAGCTGCCGCCCGGCGAGGCTGGGAGCCTGGCCGGATGCGGCGGGAGCAGGGGAGGGTGCGACCGGCTTCGCAAGAATGGCGCGCAGCTCCCGCAGCTCGGCGAGGAGCGGAGCGGGCGGCTCGCTCCCCTTACCAGCGACGACGGTGAGCGCCTCCAGTTTCGCCAGCACCGCCTTCTGATGATCGAAGGTCTGCATGGTGAGCGCCTTGGTCGCCTCGACCAGATGCCCGGTCATCGCCTGCGCCTCGCGCACCGTGGCGCGGATTTCAGCGACGACGGCGGCCTGCTCCAGAGGATGCTCCAGCTCCGGCGGGAGGGGGCGCTCAGGCGTTATCGCGGGGTCGGTCGAGGTTTCCTTCGCCAGAAACTTCGACAGGGTCGGCGTCGAGACGAGGCAGCCATACTCGCGGGCGAGGCGGTCAACGATCTCGGCGAGCGGTGCGCCCGCTGTGCGCAGGCGGAGAATCTCCTCGCGGTAGGGGTCGAGTTTCGAGGCCATGCGCGGCGGTATCCCTTGCCTCCCGTCACACCCGAAAGCGCGTGAATTTCCTAATAAATGGTTACTACCCAGGTATGGCGGGCGCGGTCATACGAGACGGAGTTGTGCGATTAGGCGCTTGGGGTCGGTGGTCAGTGTCTGGAGGATACCCCAGCCCTGCTTTTTCGCTGTCGAGAGGAGCGAGCGGATCACGCCGAAGTCTTTCGCGCCGTCGGTTGAGCGGAAGCCGCCGGAGATCTTCTGCCGCAGTTTCATCATACGTCCATCCCGCTCCGCCAGGTTGTTTGTGAAGGGCACCCGCGGATCGGTGAGAAAGCGGAGCACGTCCTGCTTACGGGTGCTGAGGCGCAGCAAGAGGTTGTGGCCAATCCGTCGCGGCGAGCGGCCGCGGCGCCTGGCCTTTGCCGCGGCAGGGACCAGTGCGGGCTGTGCCTCGTGGAACGCGAGGCCTTCCGCGAGAATGGCGTCGTAACCTCGCTCGATCAGTGCGATCAGCGATGGCTTCAACGGCACGCCCTGATCGCGTGCGAGGTTCGTTGCGTGACAGGCGCGGCGCAGCAGGCGCTGCATCTTGCGCGCCCAGTCTTCCTTCTCGATCTCGACCAGCGCCTTCAGTTCACGCAGATGATGCGCGTTGCACAGCGCGTGCAGCACGCCGGACAGGGTGTAGTAGGGCTTCCAGTGGTCGTGCACGACAATGCCCATGACAGGCGCGAGCAGGCTGCCGCGCTTCGGCGAGATGCG harbors:
- a CDS encoding type IV secretion system DNA-binding domain-containing protein — translated: MSVIDRVLGRLSGVATTSAPPPVIGRVRGLPSYGTGLDQPLVMLTPKDPWTIRDSFEGTQIFGEPGSGKTTGSGAALAKAMLRAGYGGLVLTAKPDERALWERYARETGRLDSLLVVHPRHPWRFNFLDYEFSRPGEGAGFAENVVELFMNVIGAIESDGRQANEKFWDNNARRLLRHALELIVAAGETPTMTRIMDVIDSAPTENPDTHTLHRRPESYCDSCLAHARERGAPQLANLERFWLGQWARQPHKTRAGVEATFTGMADPFLSGPAADLFCTTSNFTPEWSLLGAVIVVDLSEAEWFQAGRRAQLLFKYIWQRAVMRRQGMPRGHRPVFLFVDEAQTFTTPLDAQFQAVARASCAATIYLTQNISNYLAIMEPHRGQAQADSLLANLGTKIFHRNTDHRTNQWASDAIGKGTLIRYSGGGSKSLGRSAQKSVGGGKSYGPSNDMLLWGASTVSTQHGYSDGINSSQSENTGWREEVDYLIQPQVFTALSGGGPQHRWTVQAIVLKGGKRFALTGLPVTGAAFLQDTG
- a CDS encoding type II toxin-antitoxin system VapC family toxin codes for the protein MLVLDTNLVSELMRPHPAPAVLAWVGAQPMMEMAITAVSTMEIRFGIHVLPEGKRRVELDRKFSELIVQGFADRVLPFDSHAAEACADIRAMRQRTGRRIATEDAMIAAIAKAHGATVVTRDENGFAGCGVPIINPWETPDE